From Methanomicrobiales archaeon HGW-Methanomicrobiales-1, a single genomic window includes:
- a CDS encoding phosphoribosylaminoimidazole carboxylase, whose translation MPPNQSVQDILSRYKNGECSLDEAAQVIEGLRLEHVGEFACIDLGRGVRCGMPEVILAEGKDTAHLAEIAVRHAETTGRCVITRVSSEQVTHIQSFAKSRNIATEYRETGRVLVLSNGVPVKSTGGIVAIITAGTSDIRVAEEAKIIAEEMGCTVRTAYDVGAAGIHRLFPALKPLLDAHVFVVCAGREGTLPSIVAGIVDKPVIGVPVSVGYGYMGEGRAALASMLQSCSVITVVNIDAGFTAGAFAARVANMGAGAQGGQA comes from the coding sequence ATGCCACCAAACCAGTCCGTGCAGGATATTCTCTCGCGCTACAAGAACGGGGAGTGCTCCCTTGATGAGGCAGCTCAGGTGATTGAAGGGCTCCGCCTCGAACACGTGGGGGAGTTTGCCTGTATCGACCTGGGAAGGGGCGTGCGGTGCGGCATGCCGGAAGTGATCCTGGCTGAGGGCAAGGATACCGCGCATCTCGCAGAGATTGCCGTGCGGCATGCAGAAACAACCGGGCGCTGTGTGATCACCCGGGTAAGCTCCGAACAGGTTACCCACATCCAGTCCTTTGCCAAAAGCAGGAACATTGCCACAGAATACCGCGAGACCGGCCGCGTGCTTGTCCTGTCCAATGGCGTTCCGGTCAAATCAACGGGCGGCATTGTCGCTATCATCACCGCAGGCACATCCGATATCCGGGTAGCCGAAGAGGCAAAGATCATTGCCGAAGAGATGGGCTGCACGGTGCGGACTGCCTACGATGTTGGCGCGGCCGGCATCCACCGCCTCTTCCCGGCATTAAAACCGCTTCTCGATGCGCATGTGTTTGTGGTCTGTGCCGGGCGCGAAGGGACACTTCCCTCCATTGTTGCCGGAATTGTGGACAAACCGGTAATCGGCGTACCGGTCAGCGTTGGCTACGGGTACATGGGCGAAGGACGGGCCGCGCTTGCGAGCATGCTCCAATCCTGCTCGGTCATCACGGTCGTCAATATCGATGCCGGTTTTACCGCAGGCGCGTTTGCTGCGCGGGTTGCAAATATGGGTGCGGGTGCACAGGGAGGGCAGGCATGA
- a CDS encoding ABC transporter permease, translating to MSYLIYVAMFGAAAVLFLWLRDARIFFRSGLPGYRKAAYHGVGYGALASLGCAFTLTMPNFELLGLGMILAAMYLQGRIEREKVWGKEDTFTRFIGSVPRPRANKK from the coding sequence ATGTCCTATCTGATCTATGTTGCCATGTTCGGCGCTGCTGCGGTCCTCTTCCTCTGGCTGCGGGACGCACGGATCTTTTTCAGGTCGGGTCTCCCCGGTTACCGGAAGGCGGCGTATCATGGCGTGGGATACGGGGCCCTGGCATCGCTTGGCTGTGCCTTTACTCTCACGATGCCCAATTTTGAATTACTTGGCCTTGGCATGATCCTTGCTGCCATGTACCTGCAGGGAAGAATCGAGCGGGAGAAGGTCTGGGGAAAGGAAGACACCTTCACCCGGTTCATTGGCAGCGTGCCGAGACCCAGGGCGAATAAGAAATAA
- a CDS encoding histidine--tRNA ligase: protein MLQKPRGTRDFLPDEMEARRAVERKLREVARCYGYREVCTPEFEDLELFTARSGEGIIDEMYVFEDKGGRKLALRPEITAAVIRMYINEAKVAPKPLRWCYFADCFRYERPQKGRYRQFWQFGVELIGADTAAADAETIMLASDMLNATGVTYELKVGHLSFMKNLVKDLEPAMQRKVRAHLDKKDFDGLNVTLESLNRTDLAASLAALVGTRDLAEAFEIAGVIPEKERFEKTVGSLDAAGVKYSLNFGIARGLDYYTGMVFEGFAQNLGAENQIMGGGTYRLAHLFGGDDVASCGFAIGFDRVMVSLGDVQPAVVPIVGLVCTSEGRNRALEVAKALRDAGIRTEMDLMERGLGAQLAHAAKTANFAIVIGQREAESGQVTLKNLTTAEQKTVDLAAAVAEVRAFGPR from the coding sequence ATGCTCCAGAAACCGAGAGGAACGCGGGATTTTTTACCGGATGAGATGGAGGCGCGGCGCGCTGTCGAAAGAAAGCTGCGCGAGGTTGCGCGCTGCTACGGGTACCGGGAAGTCTGCACTCCCGAGTTTGAGGATCTCGAACTGTTCACCGCGCGATCCGGGGAAGGTATCATCGATGAGATGTATGTTTTTGAGGATAAGGGTGGCAGGAAGCTTGCCCTTCGCCCGGAGATCACCGCTGCGGTGATCCGGATGTACATCAACGAGGCAAAGGTCGCCCCCAAGCCCCTGCGCTGGTGTTATTTTGCCGATTGTTTCCGGTACGAGCGCCCCCAGAAGGGCCGGTACCGCCAGTTCTGGCAGTTCGGGGTCGAGCTGATCGGTGCGGACACGGCCGCGGCTGATGCGGAGACGATCATGCTTGCGTCCGATATGCTCAACGCAACCGGTGTCACGTACGAGCTGAAAGTCGGTCATCTCTCGTTCATGAAGAATCTCGTCAAGGATCTCGAACCGGCCATGCAGCGAAAGGTGCGGGCACATCTTGACAAGAAGGATTTCGATGGGCTGAATGTCACGCTTGAATCTTTAAACCGGACGGACCTTGCAGCCTCGCTCGCGGCACTGGTCGGCACCCGTGACCTTGCGGAAGCGTTCGAGATTGCGGGGGTAATTCCGGAGAAAGAACGGTTCGAGAAGACGGTTGGATCGCTTGATGCAGCCGGGGTAAAATATAGCCTCAACTTTGGCATTGCGCGTGGACTGGATTACTATACCGGGATGGTCTTTGAGGGATTTGCGCAGAACCTCGGGGCCGAGAACCAGATTATGGGAGGAGGGACGTACCGGCTTGCCCATCTCTTTGGCGGCGATGACGTGGCCTCCTGTGGTTTTGCCATCGGGTTTGACCGCGTGATGGTCTCGCTTGGCGATGTCCAGCCGGCTGTTGTTCCCATTGTCGGACTTGTCTGCACAAGCGAAGGGCGCAACCGAGCGCTCGAAGTTGCAAAGGCATTGCGCGATGCAGGCATCCGCACAGAAATGGATCTCATGGAGCGCGGACTGGGGGCGCAACTCGCTCATGCTGCAAAGACTGCGAACTTTGCGATCGTGATCGGGCAGCGTGAGGCAGAGTCCGGTCAGGTTACGTTGAAAAACCTGACAACTGCCGAGCAGAAGACCGTGGATCTTGCAGCAGCCGTTGCTGAGGTGAGAGCGTTTGGTCCTCGCTGA
- a CDS encoding DNA topoisomerase VI subunit B: protein MVLADDLAKQQRSISVAEFFEKNKHLLGFDSPTRGVITTIKEAVDNALDACEEAQVLPDIFISIKKVSGDIFRIIVEDNGPGIVPAQVPFVFGKLLYGSRFHQIRQTRGQQGIGISAAVLYAQLTSGVPTVVISRTGHKEPAYKFEIQIKIETNEPDIISQQPIDWDRIHGTRVQIEFKSTMSAKKKLLEYLKYTSIVNPHARFRVELDDDAFTFERVSQEILACPIAVKPHPHGIEFGQLKRMAVASNEKLADFLMENFSRVGKKTAQEMCDKSGLKATAKVSGLSADQLKALLAAMQDVPVPPPLTVQCLSPIGEELIRRGLDKEFQMDFVGARTRPASVFSGHSFVVEAAIGYGGKLPSEGNAIILRFANRVPLMYQQGACAITQSVANVNWKSYNLSQQGLPMGPVLILVHVASTNIPFTSESKDAIASIPEIEKEIVLALQDLGRDLKLFVSRRDKNKVAEDRARAVCAIIPEIAAKVSEIVEKPLVDTTPIEGKLMRKLIVKKGTVDGRITIELNNYTAHEVDVSIYDISQDDAADAEPKAAFVSEMDGQFTKVWKMVIPSQTVSRVIYTGKGGGLLDIRGVDDNKKMVVDLDV, encoded by the coding sequence TTGGTCCTCGCTGACGATCTCGCCAAGCAGCAGCGCAGCATCAGTGTCGCAGAATTTTTCGAGAAGAACAAACACCTGCTGGGTTTTGATTCTCCCACGCGGGGAGTAATTACCACCATAAAAGAAGCGGTGGACAATGCGCTGGATGCCTGCGAAGAAGCGCAGGTACTCCCGGATATTTTCATCAGCATCAAGAAAGTTTCCGGTGATATCTTCCGGATTATCGTTGAGGACAATGGCCCGGGAATCGTTCCTGCACAGGTGCCGTTCGTGTTCGGCAAGCTTCTCTACGGTTCCCGGTTCCACCAGATCCGGCAGACGCGCGGGCAGCAGGGTATCGGGATCTCTGCTGCGGTGCTCTACGCGCAGCTGACCAGCGGTGTCCCCACGGTTGTGATCTCGCGCACCGGCCACAAGGAGCCGGCTTACAAATTTGAGATCCAGATCAAGATCGAGACCAATGAACCGGATATCATTTCGCAGCAACCGATCGATTGGGACCGGATTCACGGCACCCGGGTGCAGATCGAGTTCAAGAGCACGATGTCGGCAAAAAAGAAGCTGCTCGAGTATCTCAAGTATACTTCCATTGTGAATCCCCATGCCCGCTTCCGGGTGGAGCTGGATGATGATGCGTTCACGTTCGAACGGGTAAGCCAGGAAATCCTCGCGTGCCCGATAGCGGTCAAACCCCACCCGCACGGGATCGAGTTCGGGCAACTCAAACGGATGGCCGTGGCAAGCAATGAGAAACTTGCTGATTTCCTGATGGAGAATTTCAGCCGGGTCGGGAAGAAGACTGCACAGGAGATGTGCGATAAGTCCGGCCTGAAGGCGACGGCAAAGGTATCGGGACTCTCTGCGGATCAACTTAAGGCGCTCCTTGCTGCCATGCAGGATGTCCCGGTACCTCCCCCGCTCACGGTCCAGTGTCTTTCACCCATTGGTGAGGAACTGATCCGGCGCGGGCTCGATAAGGAGTTCCAGATGGACTTTGTCGGGGCCCGCACGCGGCCCGCATCGGTCTTCTCGGGCCACTCATTCGTAGTCGAGGCGGCGATAGGGTACGGGGGCAAGCTGCCTTCCGAGGGAAATGCAATTATTCTCCGCTTTGCCAACCGTGTCCCGCTGATGTACCAGCAGGGCGCGTGCGCAATCACCCAGAGTGTTGCCAACGTGAACTGGAAATCCTATAACCTTTCCCAGCAGGGACTCCCGATGGGACCGGTGCTGATCCTGGTCCATGTTGCCTCCACCAACATTCCCTTTACCAGCGAAAGCAAGGATGCGATCGCGAGTATTCCTGAGATAGAAAAGGAGATTGTCCTTGCCCTACAGGACCTGGGACGGGATCTCAAGCTCTTTGTCTCGCGGCGGGACAAGAATAAAGTAGCCGAAGACCGGGCTCGGGCCGTCTGCGCGATCATTCCGGAGATTGCTGCAAAGGTGAGCGAGATCGTGGAAAAACCACTGGTCGATACCACGCCCATTGAAGGTAAACTGATGCGCAAGCTGATCGTGAAGAAGGGGACCGTTGATGGCCGGATTACGATTGAGCTGAACAATTATACTGCGCATGAGGTGGATGTGTCCATCTACGATATCTCACAGGACGATGCAGCCGATGCCGAGCCCAAGGCAGCATTCGTGAGCGAGATGGACGGGCAGTTTACGAAAGTCTGGAAGATGGTGATACCCTCCCAGACGGTCTCGCGCGTGATTTATACCGGTAAGGGCGGGGGGCTGCTCGATATCCGCGGGGTTGACGACAACAAGAAGATGGTGGTGGATCTCGATGTCTAA
- a CDS encoding DNA topoisomerase VI (catalyzes the ATP-dependent breakage, passage, and rejoining of double-stranded DNA) codes for MSKEELERKSMAALLRIASAWYDQMKAGEIPSISLPTRTKYNIEYDDVSEVWKYGDKESMRTAASAKSATHLLKMAYVIGFIKQQLKENRSSTLREMYYISEGWKRAKFGAQEESNFLIEDLEIISEVPREGFHLHPEENGASIYGPMRIREETRRGMRAIHCQDDVGQAGYTIPNNVENIEFVDHDAKFVIALETGGMYDRLIENGFDEEHNAILVHLKGQPARSTRRMLNKISTTWNLPVMVFTDGDPWSYRIFASVAYGSIKSAHMSELLATPKAQFLGLQPSDIRDYNLPSDKLSDKDVEALHAELTDPRFASEYWKKQINLQISLGLKSEQQAFAARGLDFVTKKYLPDRLSEMGII; via the coding sequence ATGTCTAAAGAGGAACTGGAAAGGAAATCGATGGCGGCCCTGCTCAGGATCGCAAGCGCCTGGTACGACCAGATGAAGGCCGGTGAGATCCCCTCCATCTCGCTGCCCACGCGGACGAAATATAATATCGAATATGATGATGTGAGCGAAGTCTGGAAATACGGTGACAAGGAGAGCATGCGCACCGCGGCCTCGGCCAAGAGCGCGACGCACCTCCTCAAGATGGCGTACGTGATCGGGTTCATCAAGCAGCAGCTGAAGGAGAACCGGTCGTCAACACTCAGGGAGATGTATTACATCTCGGAGGGCTGGAAGCGTGCGAAGTTTGGTGCTCAGGAGGAGAGCAATTTCCTTATTGAGGATCTCGAGATTATCTCTGAAGTTCCGCGCGAGGGGTTCCATCTCCATCCTGAAGAGAATGGTGCCTCTATCTATGGGCCGATGCGGATCCGGGAAGAGACACGCCGGGGCATGCGGGCGATTCACTGCCAGGATGATGTGGGGCAGGCGGGGTATACAATCCCCAACAATGTCGAGAATATCGAGTTCGTGGATCACGATGCAAAGTTTGTGATTGCTCTTGAAACGGGTGGTATGTATGACCGTCTTATCGAGAACGGGTTTGATGAGGAGCACAACGCGATTCTTGTGCACCTGAAGGGTCAGCCGGCGCGCTCGACCCGGCGCATGCTCAACAAGATCAGTACCACGTGGAATCTTCCCGTGATGGTTTTTACTGATGGCGACCCGTGGTCGTACCGTATCTTTGCCTCGGTTGCGTACGGTTCTATTAAGAGCGCGCACATGTCGGAGCTGCTGGCAACGCCTAAGGCGCAGTTCCTGGGCCTGCAGCCGAGCGATATCCGGGATTACAATTTGCCGTCCGATAAACTGTCGGACAAGGATGTTGAGGCGTTACATGCGGAGCTGACGGACCCCCGGTTTGCATCGGAGTACTGGAAGAAGCAGATCAATTTGCAGATCAGCCTGGGGCTGAAGTCTGAACAGCAGGCGTTTGCGGCACGGGGGCTGGACTTTGTTACGAAGAAGTATTTGCCGGATAGGTTAAGTGAGATGGGGATAATCTGA
- a CDS encoding UDP-N-acetylglucosamine 2-epimerase (non-hydrolyzing): protein MKVMTILGTRPEIIRLSRIIEKLDSHCTHILVHTGQNFDKNLSDIFFEDLKIRKPDYFLSVTSATFGEQIAHILMETEKVMEKERPDKVLILGDTNSSLSAIIAKRLRIPVVHMEAGNRCYDDRVPEEVNRRIIDHSSDILLPYTERSRANLVREGIPNERILVTGNPILEVISHYENPINRSDILKRLKIKKQKYVLVTLHRAENVDLEHRLREFIRAFTTISKKYGVPVICSLHPRTRDKIRQFNIDVDPDAIRFNEPFGFFDFVRLERDALCVLSDSGTVQEECCIFHVPNVTIRDVTERPETLECGSNILSGADHETILKCVQIVMYQSQTWAAPPEYLKQDVSSTIVKIVLGYSHVFG from the coding sequence ATGAAAGTGATGACGATTCTGGGTACACGCCCTGAAATTATTCGTCTGAGCCGCATTATCGAAAAACTGGATTCGCACTGTACCCATATTCTCGTTCATACAGGTCAGAATTTCGATAAGAACCTAAGCGACATCTTTTTTGAGGATCTGAAAATAAGGAAACCGGATTATTTTCTGAGCGTAACAAGTGCAACATTTGGCGAACAGATAGCTCATATCCTGATGGAAACAGAAAAGGTCATGGAAAAAGAGCGACCTGATAAAGTGCTGATACTGGGGGACACCAACAGCAGCCTGTCAGCGATTATTGCCAAACGTCTCAGGATCCCCGTGGTTCACATGGAAGCGGGAAACCGGTGTTATGATGACCGCGTTCCTGAGGAAGTCAACCGTCGCATCATCGATCATTCCAGCGACATTCTGCTCCCGTACACCGAACGCAGCCGGGCAAATCTTGTCAGGGAAGGGATCCCGAACGAACGCATCCTTGTTACAGGAAACCCGATCCTCGAAGTAATCAGCCATTACGAGAATCCAATTAACCGATCAGACATCCTGAAACGTCTGAAAATCAAGAAGCAGAAATATGTTCTAGTCACACTCCATCGCGCGGAGAACGTAGATCTCGAACACCGGCTGCGCGAGTTTATCCGGGCATTCACCACAATAAGCAAGAAATACGGAGTGCCGGTGATCTGCAGCCTTCACCCGCGTACCCGTGATAAGATCCGTCAATTCAACATCGATGTGGACCCGGATGCAATCCGGTTCAACGAACCCTTCGGGTTTTTCGATTTTGTAAGGCTTGAGCGCGATGCCCTGTGCGTGTTAAGCGACAGCGGAACAGTTCAGGAAGAATGCTGCATTTTCCATGTGCCGAATGTTACGATCCGCGATGTTACGGAGCGTCCAGAGACCCTTGAATGCGGTAGCAACATCCTGTCGGGTGCAGACCACGAAACCATCCTTAAATGTGTGCAGATTGTGATGTATCAGTCCCAGACATGGGCTGCACCCCCGGAATATCTCAAGCAGGATGTCAGCAGTACTATCGTGAAAATTGTTCTGGGATATTCACACGTATTCGGATAG
- a CDS encoding polysaccharide biosynthesis protein, producing the protein MLSNKTILVTGGTGSLGKVLIRRLLSGEVGTPKKIIVLSRDEAKQHDMRISYLNSKAPTDEIIYNNFCRLLEFRIGDVRDFHSVSSALQGVDVVFNAAALKQVPSCEYFPYEAVRTNISGPENIVRAIRELKIPVETVVGISTDKACKPVNVMGMTKAIQERIFITANIDCPRTRFICVRYGNVLASRGSVIPLFHEQILAGGPVTITTADMTRFLLSLDQAVDTIFAALRNAKRGETYIPQVPSSKVTDIAAVLIEDRKIETVITGIRPGEKIHEILVSEEEAHRTIERGNYYVIQPILPELCTMDDKKTALGHEYSSNDNVMTFRELKETLERFDLMINEQHITNGELLR; encoded by the coding sequence ATGCTCAGCAATAAAACCATCCTTGTAACCGGGGGGACTGGCTCTCTTGGTAAAGTATTGATCCGCCGTTTGCTTTCCGGGGAAGTGGGTACACCCAAAAAAATTATTGTCCTGTCCCGCGACGAGGCAAAACAGCATGATATGCGGATCTCCTATCTGAACAGCAAAGCTCCTACCGATGAAATAATCTATAATAATTTCTGCAGACTTCTCGAATTCCGTATCGGGGATGTAAGAGATTTCCATAGCGTTAGTTCTGCACTTCAGGGAGTCGATGTTGTCTTCAACGCTGCTGCATTAAAACAGGTTCCATCCTGTGAATATTTCCCTTACGAAGCAGTCAGGACAAACATCTCCGGACCTGAAAACATAGTTCGCGCGATTCGCGAATTAAAAATCCCAGTCGAGACCGTTGTCGGAATATCCACAGATAAAGCATGCAAACCGGTAAATGTCATGGGAATGACAAAGGCAATCCAGGAACGCATTTTTATAACGGCGAATATTGATTGTCCACGCACCCGGTTTATCTGTGTGCGGTACGGTAACGTACTTGCGTCCCGTGGTTCAGTAATTCCCCTGTTTCATGAACAAATTCTTGCAGGAGGCCCGGTAACCATCACAACAGCGGATATGACCCGGTTTTTACTGAGTCTGGATCAAGCGGTAGATACCATCTTTGCAGCATTACGCAATGCAAAACGTGGTGAAACCTACATCCCACAAGTGCCATCGTCAAAAGTTACGGATATTGCAGCGGTCCTTATTGAAGATCGTAAGATAGAAACAGTCATAACCGGAATTCGTCCCGGAGAGAAGATCCATGAAATTCTCGTTTCCGAAGAAGAAGCACACAGGACAATAGAGCGGGGCAACTACTACGTTATTCAACCTATCCTTCCGGAACTCTGCACCATGGATGATAAAAAAACTGCATTGGGGCATGAATATTCATCAAATGATAATGTCATGACTTTTAGGGAGCTCAAAGAAACACTGGAGAGATTTGATCTGATGATCAACGAGCAACATATAACAAATGGAGAATTGCTCCGATGA
- a CDS encoding NAD(P)-dependent oxidoreductase: MKILILGATGMLGHKLMQVLSHEHTVAGTVRGNASIFVDHPVFRRMDIIGNIKADNFESVRTAIDRTNPEVIINCIGIVKQLPAAHDPLQSIAINALFPHQLAQICRQKNIRLIHMSTDCVFSGQRGYYSEEDPSEAEDLYGKTKYLGETDYPGCLTIRTSMIGRELDTTHGLIEWFMSNEGKTVPGYKNVIFSGLTTMALSEIINTIISDYPDLNGVRQIASKSISKYDLLCLVKETYAMTISIEPDETIINDRSLNPEKFRKETNIKIPSWEYMIDQMHRDPTPYAAIREQHAQQ, translated from the coding sequence ATGAAAATTCTCATCCTTGGCGCTACCGGAATGCTCGGCCATAAGCTGATGCAGGTGCTTTCGCACGAACATACCGTTGCCGGTACGGTACGAGGGAATGCATCCATTTTTGTAGATCATCCGGTCTTTCGCAGAATGGATATTATCGGGAACATCAAAGCTGATAATTTTGAGTCAGTCCGTACAGCAATAGATCGAACAAACCCGGAAGTCATCATCAACTGTATTGGGATAGTAAAACAACTCCCTGCTGCACACGATCCCCTACAGAGCATTGCCATCAACGCACTCTTCCCACACCAGTTAGCTCAGATTTGCCGACAAAAGAACATTCGCCTCATTCACATGAGTACGGATTGTGTATTCTCCGGCCAGAGAGGTTACTATTCAGAGGAGGATCCTTCCGAGGCTGAAGATCTATATGGTAAAACAAAATATCTTGGGGAGACAGATTACCCGGGTTGCCTCACCATCAGAACATCCATGATCGGCCGTGAACTTGATACAACACATGGCCTCATTGAATGGTTCATGAGCAACGAAGGAAAGACCGTCCCTGGCTATAAAAACGTAATTTTTTCCGGATTAACGACGATGGCATTATCAGAAATTATCAATACAATCATTTCTGATTATCCAGATCTGAATGGAGTACGACAAATAGCATCCAAATCCATCAGCAAATATGATCTCCTCTGTTTAGTGAAAGAAACCTATGCGATGACGATTTCCATTGAACCAGACGAGACCATTATCAACGATCGCAGTCTGAACCCGGAAAAATTCAGAAAAGAAACAAACATTAAGATTCCATCATGGGAATATATGATAGACCAGATGCATCGGGATCCCACACCCTATGCAGCAATCAGGGAACAACATGCTCAGCAATAA
- the asnB gene encoding asparagine synthase (glutamine-hydrolyzing) — MCGICGILGENNQQAIHAMISAMRHRGPDDKGEFYSDKISLGMTRLSIIDTTPCGHQPMSNLEKTIWIVYNGETYNFREIRQHLEEQGHHFHSESDTEVILHLYEQYGDDCVLHMQGIFAFAIYDLRDEKNPRLILARDPLGIKPLLYVKIGTQFIFASEMKSILSSRLVTSKIDPEALRLLLTYGSIPQPRTFISGVQMLLPGHRLIIENTILRDEEYWTIKTDTRSPEIKEKNYEELKSLLRTSLEECVRQQMVSDVPLGAFLSGGIDSSILTAIMARTCNHPVKTFSVGFEQGTYLTDESDDAERIARIIGTDHSRVMVTGSEVAARICHFASALDQPSVDGLNSYFVSLAASRLVKVAISGTGGDEIFAGYPWFIQMEKEEAFRKNHPWMAHIISGCASLFQSTAFDKWVTMGCLGRILDHIRKQEGFLSGYSRFFLIFPARDVSPLLSSNIRKEVHIGGEYSKDSIVPKNSSGISINQRVSMQSLQGYTQNQLLRDIDAVSMAHSLEVRVPFLDHHIVELALSLPDDTKLGDISKILSPYESYRKTGAKKILIDSFKDLLPPDIDLQEKRGFGMPFEIWLKGPLKNIMEDALSPESVRKRGLFDVDAVQALKKQFSRGNVSWAQIWLLMIIELWCREVLDTLLTSEESPLVQSHG, encoded by the coding sequence ATGTGCGGCATTTGCGGGATTCTCGGTGAAAATAATCAGCAGGCAATACATGCAATGATTTCTGCGATGCGTCACCGGGGACCTGATGACAAGGGTGAATTTTATTCTGATAAGATATCTTTGGGAATGACAAGATTATCAATTATTGATACAACCCCTTGTGGACATCAACCCATGTCAAACCTGGAGAAAACAATCTGGATTGTTTATAATGGGGAAACCTACAATTTCAGAGAGATACGCCAGCATCTGGAAGAACAAGGCCATCATTTTCATTCTGAATCAGACACAGAAGTCATACTCCATCTCTACGAGCAATATGGAGATGATTGCGTGCTCCATATGCAGGGAATATTTGCCTTTGCAATTTATGATTTGAGAGATGAAAAAAATCCTCGTTTGATTCTCGCGCGTGACCCGCTTGGAATAAAGCCACTTCTCTATGTAAAAATAGGTACACAATTTATTTTTGCATCCGAGATGAAAAGCATACTTTCAAGCAGATTAGTCACTTCAAAAATTGATCCTGAAGCACTCAGACTCCTGCTCACTTATGGATCAATCCCCCAGCCACGAACATTTATATCCGGCGTTCAAATGCTTCTTCCCGGGCACCGCCTTATCATTGAAAACACTATTCTTCGTGATGAAGAATATTGGACAATAAAAACGGATACCAGATCACCGGAAATTAAGGAAAAAAATTATGAAGAACTCAAATCGCTTCTTCGTACTTCTCTTGAAGAATGCGTCCGACAACAGATGGTAAGCGATGTTCCTCTTGGTGCATTTCTCAGCGGAGGAATTGACTCTTCAATACTTACGGCGATAATGGCAAGAACCTGTAATCACCCGGTAAAAACCTTCTCTGTTGGCTTTGAACAAGGCACGTATCTTACTGATGAATCAGATGATGCAGAGCGAATTGCACGTATTATTGGGACAGATCACTCGCGAGTAATGGTAACCGGGTCCGAGGTCGCTGCGCGAATCTGTCATTTTGCTTCCGCACTTGATCAGCCATCAGTAGATGGATTAAATTCATATTTCGTATCCCTTGCTGCAAGCAGATTAGTGAAAGTGGCAATCTCCGGTACGGGTGGAGATGAGATATTTGCCGGATATCCCTGGTTTATCCAGATGGAAAAAGAGGAGGCATTCAGGAAGAATCATCCCTGGATGGCACACATTATCAGCGGGTGTGCCAGTCTTTTCCAGAGTACCGCATTTGACAAATGGGTTACTATGGGTTGCCTTGGTCGGATACTTGATCATATCCGAAAACAGGAAGGCTTTTTGTCAGGATATTCACGATTTTTCCTGATTTTTCCTGCACGGGATGTATCCCCCTTGTTATCTTCAAATATAAGAAAGGAAGTGCATATCGGGGGTGAATATTCAAAAGATAGCATTGTTCCAAAAAATTCATCAGGAATTTCCATCAACCAGAGAGTGTCGATGCAGAGTCTGCAAGGATATACACAGAACCAGCTCCTGCGGGACATCGATGCTGTTTCCATGGCACATTCACTCGAAGTCCGGGTTCCCTTTCTCGATCATCATATCGTGGAACTGGCATTATCCCTCCCTGACGATACAAAACTTGGGGATATTTCAAAGATCTTATCACCCTATGAATCATATAGAAAAACAGGCGCAAAAAAAATACTAATTGATTCGTTTAAGGATCTCCTTCCACCGGATATCGATCTTCAGGAAAAACGCGGATTTGGTATGCCATTTGAAATCTGGCTGAAGGGTCCGCTAAAAAACATTATGGAAGATGCACTCTCCCCGGAATCGGTACGAAAGAGAGGTCTTTTTGATGTTGATGCAGTACAGGCATTAAAAAAACAATTTTCTCGGGGCAACGTCAGTTGGGCGCAGATTTGGTTACTTATGATTATTGAATTATGGTGCCGTGAGGTACTGGATACACTTCTGACTTCTGAAGAATCCCCCCTGGTGCAAAGTCATGGATAA